In one window of uncultured Acetobacteroides sp. DNA:
- a CDS encoding helix-turn-helix transcriptional regulator, producing MKNSIKVERAIKNITQEQLAQLVQVSRQTINAIELGKYNPSTTLALKMSQVFGKGVNEIFQLEETDWKAEK from the coding sequence ATGAAAAATAGCATTAAGGTCGAACGGGCCATCAAGAACATCACCCAGGAGCAGCTCGCGCAGCTGGTTCAGGTGAGCCGGCAGACCATCAACGCCATCGAGCTGGGGAAGTACAACCCCTCCACCACGCTGGCGCTAAAGATGTCGCAGGTGTTTGGCAAGGGGGTAAACGAGATCTTCCAGCTCGAGGAGACCGACTGGAAGGCGGAGAAGTAA